In the genome of Staphylococcus durrellii, one region contains:
- a CDS encoding S41 family peptidase, translating into MPENNEEQQISNQQKRHVHFKLRTFIVMLIGIIVITAGVTVFATIAISHWASGLNSEQRASVKKIEQAYKTLDKEYYEPTDSKKLSDAAIKGMVSKLHDPYSDYMTKEQTKSFNEDVSGDFVGIGAEMQKKHNTIQITSPMKGSPAEKAGIKPKDIVTKVNGKSVEGKPLEDVVKQVRGKKGTRVTLTVERSSQHHDISIKRDTIHVKSVEYNKHGHIGVFTINKFQSGTSAELKSKIIKAHKQGVKNIVLDLRNNPGGLLNEAVKMANIFIDKNKAVVSLEKGKHKESIKAPNDALKEAKDMNVAILVNKGSASSSEVFTGAMKDYHKAKIYGTTTFGKGIVQTTKEFKDGSLLKYTELKWLTPHKHYIHGKGIKPNVEIKEPEYQSLTVIPDKTAYQLHDNNKNIKSIKIGLKALGYNVSNKSTNFDSELQQSIKSFQQKNNLSTTGKFDKETNDKFTLQLVQKANKEDTVLDKVLKQLN; encoded by the coding sequence ATGCCAGAAAATAATGAAGAACAGCAAATATCAAATCAACAAAAGCGACACGTTCATTTTAAATTGAGAACGTTTATAGTAATGTTGATAGGTATTATTGTTATAACAGCCGGTGTCACAGTCTTTGCTACAATCGCCATAAGTCATTGGGCAAGTGGGCTAAATAGTGAACAACGTGCTTCAGTCAAAAAAATTGAACAAGCTTATAAAACACTTGATAAAGAATACTATGAACCTACTGATTCAAAAAAACTTTCAGATGCAGCTATTAAAGGCATGGTGAGCAAGCTACATGATCCATATTCTGATTACATGACAAAAGAACAAACAAAATCTTTTAATGAAGATGTTTCTGGTGACTTCGTCGGTATCGGCGCAGAGATGCAAAAGAAACATAATACGATTCAAATAACAAGTCCAATGAAAGGTTCACCCGCTGAAAAAGCAGGCATTAAACCTAAAGATATCGTTACTAAGGTAAACGGTAAGTCAGTGGAAGGTAAACCATTAGAAGACGTGGTAAAACAAGTACGAGGTAAGAAAGGAACAAGAGTAACGTTAACTGTAGAACGTAGTAGTCAACATCATGATATCAGCATTAAACGTGACACGATTCATGTTAAAAGCGTTGAATATAATAAACATGGACACATTGGCGTATTTACGATTAATAAATTCCAAAGTGGAACTTCTGCCGAATTGAAATCAAAAATAATCAAAGCACATAAACAAGGTGTGAAAAATATCGTGTTAGATTTAAGAAATAACCCTGGTGGCCTTTTAAATGAAGCTGTAAAAATGGCTAATATTTTTATCGATAAAAATAAAGCCGTAGTTTCTTTAGAAAAAGGTAAGCATAAGGAATCGATTAAAGCACCTAATGATGCGCTTAAAGAAGCAAAAGATATGAATGTCGCTATTTTAGTTAATAAGGGTTCAGCTAGCTCATCTGAAGTCTTTACAGGAGCAATGAAGGATTATCATAAGGCAAAAATTTATGGTACTACAACATTTGGTAAAGGTATTGTACAGACTACAAAAGAATTTAAAGATGGTTCCTTACTTAAATATACTGAATTAAAATGGTTAACACCACATAAGCATTATATTCATGGTAAAGGTATAAAACCTAACGTTGAAATTAAAGAACCAGAGTACCAGTCATTAACCGTGATTCCAGATAAAACTGCATACCAGTTACATGATAATAATAAAAATATAAAATCAATAAAAATTGGACTTAAGGCTTTAGGTTATAATGTAAGTAATAAATCAACGAACTTTGATTCTGAGTTACAACAATCTATTAAATCATTCCAACAAAAAAATAACTTATCAACTACTGGTAAGTTTGATAAAGAAACAAACGACAAATTCACATTACAATTAGTACAAAAAGCTAATAAAGAAGACACTGTGTTAGATAAAGTGCTTAAACAACTTAACTAA
- a CDS encoding PTS sugar transporter subunit IIA: MFKKLFGKGQEANKEIEIYAPITGEYVKIDDIPDPVFAQKMMGEGFGIKPNEGEVVSPIEGKIDNVFPTKHAIGLKATNGLELLVHIGLDTVQLDGEGFEILVESGDTVNVGDPILKFDKDFIQNNAKSTTSPIIITNSDQTATVNFVEAKDVVKGETKIVDVTMK; this comes from the coding sequence ATGTTTAAAAAATTATTTGGTAAAGGGCAAGAAGCGAATAAAGAAATAGAAATTTATGCACCAATCACAGGTGAATATGTAAAAATAGACGATATTCCAGACCCAGTTTTTGCTCAAAAAATGATGGGCGAAGGATTCGGTATTAAACCAAATGAAGGAGAAGTAGTTTCTCCAATTGAAGGTAAGATCGACAATGTATTCCCAACCAAACATGCGATTGGCTTAAAAGCCACAAACGGTTTGGAATTGTTAGTTCATATCGGTTTAGATACAGTACAATTAGATGGTGAAGGTTTTGAAATCTTAGTTGAAAGTGGAGACACTGTAAATGTAGGTGACCCTATCTTAAAATTTGATAAAGACTTTATTCAAAACAATGCTAAATCTACAACATCGCCAATAATTATTACGAATTCAGATCAAACAGCCACAGTTAATTTTGTAGAAGCTAAAGACGTTGTAAAAGGCGAAACAAAAATTGTAGATGTGACTATGAAATAA
- the msrB gene encoding peptide-methionine (R)-S-oxide reductase MsrB, which yields MIKKNKDELTEMEYLVTQEDGTEPPFQNDYWNHFDKGIYVDKLSGKPLFTSEEKFESDCGWPSFSKALNDEEVIELVDKSMGMIRTEVRSEDSNSHLGHVFNDGPKESGGLRYCINSAAVQFIPYDKLEELGYGDLIPHFNN from the coding sequence ATGATTAAGAAAAATAAAGATGAATTAACCGAAATGGAATATTTAGTAACACAAGAAGACGGTACAGAACCGCCATTTCAAAATGACTATTGGAATCATTTTGACAAAGGTATATATGTAGATAAGCTATCAGGCAAACCATTATTTACTTCTGAAGAGAAATTCGAATCAGATTGTGGCTGGCCAAGTTTTTCAAAAGCTTTAAATGATGAAGAAGTGATCGAATTGGTCGATAAATCAATGGGCATGATTAGAACTGAAGTTAGATCTGAAGACTCAAATAGTCATTTAGGTCATGTATTTAATGATGGACCTAAAGAGTCTGGTGGTTTACGTTACTGCATTAATTCTGCGGCAGTACAATTTATCCCTTACGATAAATTAGAAGAACTAGGCTATGGTGATTTGATACCACATTTCAATAATTAA
- a CDS encoding 2-oxoglutarate dehydrogenase E1 component — translation MSNERQVSEAPVNFGTNLGYILDLYDIYLEDPSAVPEDLQVLFSTIKNGEADIVTKASADSGVAKGDSTIKRVMRLIDNIRQYGHLLADIYPVNRPERKHVPKLNIEDFNLDQETLESISAGIVSDHFKDIYDNAYEAIDRMERRYKGPIAFEYTHINNNKERVWLKRRIETPYKATLNENQKIELFKNLAHVEGFEKYLHKNFVGAKRFSIEGVDTLVPMLQQTLRLAGDEGIQNIQIGMAHRGRLNVLTHVLEKPYEMMISEFMHTDPMKFLPEDGSLQLTNGWSGDVKYHLGGVKTTDTYGLEQRISLANNPSHLEIVAPVVLGKTRASQDDTEHAGSVTTDFHNAMPILIHGDAAYPGQGINFEAMNLGGLEGYSTGGTLHIITNNRIGFTTEPEDGRSTTYSSDIAKGYDVPIMHVNADNVEATIEAIEIAMAFRKEFHKDVVIDLVGYRRYGHNEMDEPSITNPIQYQEIRKHDSVELLYGKKLVEDNILSEEQMNSIIDEVQKTLRSAHDKINKSDKMDNPDMQRPESLQDPLRGDDKEFSYDHLKEINDAMLNYPSDFNVMKKLNKVLEKRREPFESEEGLVDWAQAEQLAFATITQDGKPVRLTGQDSERGTFSHRHAVLHDPESGATFTPLHHVPDQKATFEVYNSPLSEAAVVGFEYGYNVQNKDCMTIWEAQYGDFSNMAQMIFDNFLFSSRAKWGERSGLTLFLPHSFEGQGPEHSSARLERFLQLAGENNMTVVNLSSASNYFHLLRLQAANLGTQSMRPLVVMSPKSLLRNKTVADPISKFTSGKFEPILPEEHDKSAVKKVILASGKMFVDLKEYLANNPNESILIVAVERLYPFPASEIEALLNDLPNLENVAWVQEEPKNQGSWSFVYPYLKELTIDKYDLSYHGRIQRSAPAEGDGEIHKLVQNMILEQSTNNN, via the coding sequence ATGAGCAACGAAAGACAGGTTTCCGAGGCACCTGTAAATTTCGGGACAAATCTTGGTTATATCCTAGATTTGTACGACATCTATTTAGAAGATCCATCTGCAGTTCCTGAAGATTTGCAAGTCCTTTTCAGTACAATTAAAAACGGTGAAGCAGACATCGTAACGAAAGCAAGCGCCGACAGTGGCGTTGCAAAAGGTGATAGCACGATAAAACGTGTTATGAGATTAATTGATAACATTCGTCAATACGGGCATTTATTGGCTGATATTTATCCCGTTAATCGTCCTGAACGAAAACATGTACCAAAGCTAAATATAGAAGATTTTAATTTAGATCAAGAGACATTAGAATCTATCTCGGCTGGTATTGTTTCAGATCATTTCAAAGATATTTATGATAATGCATACGAAGCAATTGATCGTATGGAAAGACGCTATAAAGGCCCAATAGCTTTTGAATACACACATATTAATAACAACAAAGAACGTGTTTGGTTAAAGCGTCGTATAGAGACACCTTATAAAGCCACACTAAATGAAAATCAAAAAATTGAATTATTCAAAAATCTTGCGCACGTTGAAGGTTTTGAAAAATATTTACACAAAAACTTTGTAGGTGCTAAACGTTTTTCTATTGAGGGCGTTGATACACTTGTACCTATGTTACAACAAACTTTAAGATTAGCTGGCGATGAAGGCATTCAAAATATTCAAATTGGTATGGCACACCGTGGTAGATTAAACGTGCTAACCCATGTGTTAGAAAAGCCATATGAAATGATGATATCCGAATTTATGCACACTGATCCCATGAAGTTTTTACCTGAAGATGGTAGCTTGCAACTAACTAATGGCTGGTCTGGAGATGTTAAATACCATTTAGGTGGTGTTAAAACTACAGACACATACGGTTTAGAACAGCGTATTTCATTAGCAAATAACCCAAGTCATTTAGAGATTGTTGCGCCTGTTGTATTAGGTAAGACAAGAGCGAGTCAAGATGACACAGAACATGCGGGCTCTGTTACAACAGATTTCCACAATGCGATGCCGATTCTTATCCATGGTGATGCTGCGTACCCTGGTCAAGGTATTAACTTTGAAGCAATGAACCTTGGTGGTTTAGAAGGGTACTCTACAGGCGGCACATTGCATATTATTACGAATAATCGCATTGGTTTTACTACTGAACCGGAAGATGGACGTTCAACAACTTACTCTTCAGACATTGCTAAAGGTTATGATGTGCCAATCATGCATGTTAATGCTGACAATGTAGAAGCAACTATTGAAGCAATTGAAATTGCCATGGCATTTAGAAAAGAGTTCCATAAAGATGTAGTTATAGACTTAGTCGGTTACCGTCGCTATGGTCATAATGAAATGGATGAACCTTCAATTACAAATCCAATACAATATCAAGAAATTCGCAAGCATGATTCAGTAGAGTTATTGTATGGTAAAAAATTAGTTGAAGATAATATTTTATCTGAGGAACAAATGAATTCAATAATTGATGAAGTTCAAAAAACTTTACGTTCAGCTCATGATAAAATTAATAAAAGTGATAAAATGGACAATCCTGATATGCAACGTCCTGAAAGCTTGCAGGATCCATTGCGTGGTGATGACAAAGAATTCAGCTACGATCATTTAAAAGAAATTAATGATGCAATGTTAAATTATCCATCTGATTTCAATGTAATGAAAAAATTAAATAAAGTGCTAGAAAAACGTAGAGAGCCATTTGAATCTGAAGAAGGTTTAGTAGACTGGGCACAAGCTGAACAATTAGCTTTTGCTACAATTACACAAGATGGTAAACCGGTACGATTAACTGGACAAGACAGTGAACGCGGCACATTTAGTCATCGTCATGCTGTATTACATGACCCTGAAAGTGGTGCAACATTTACACCTTTACACCATGTGCCAGATCAAAAAGCAACTTTTGAAGTATATAATTCACCACTCTCAGAAGCTGCTGTCGTTGGATTTGAATATGGTTACAATGTACAAAACAAAGATTGTATGACTATTTGGGAAGCACAATACGGTGACTTTTCAAATATGGCACAAATGATTTTTGACAACTTTTTATTTAGTTCCCGAGCTAAATGGGGAGAAAGATCAGGTTTAACACTATTCTTACCTCATTCTTTTGAAGGTCAGGGGCCTGAACACTCTTCAGCGAGATTAGAAAGATTTTTACAACTTGCTGGTGAAAACAATATGACTGTTGTTAATTTATCTAGTGCTAGTAACTATTTCCATTTATTAAGGTTACAAGCAGCTAATTTAGGTACACAATCTATGAGACCACTTGTAGTTATGTCACCTAAAAGTTTATTACGTAACAAAACTGTAGCTGACCCAATTTCAAAATTCACTTCTGGAAAATTCGAACCAATCTTACCAGAAGAACATGATAAATCAGCTGTTAAAAAAGTTATTTTAGCATCTGGTAAAATGTTTGTTGATTTGAAAGAGTATTTGGCTAATAATCCAAACGAATCCATTTTAATCGTTGCAGTAGAAAGACTATATCCTTTCCCTGCTTCAGAAATTGAAGCGTTATTAAACGATTTACCAAACTTAGAAAATGTCGCTTGGGTACAAGAAGAGCCGAAAAACCAAGGCTCATGGTCATTTGTTTATCCTTACTTAAAAGAGTTAACTATCGATAAATATGATTTAAGCTATCATGGCCGAATTCAACGTTCAGCTCCAGCTGAAGGTGACGGAGAAATTCATAAACTCGTACAAAATATGATATTAGAACAAAGCACAAATAATAACTAG
- a CDS encoding response regulator transcription factor has translation MTKILIVEDEQNLARFIELELQHENYDVDIEYDGQQGLDKALSNTYDLILLDLMLPSINGLEICRQIRQQQNTPIIIITAKSDTYDKVAGLDYGADDYIVKPFDIEELLARIRAMLRRQPKKNEININGLVINKDAFKVTVNGESLGLTKTEYDLLLLLGNNINHVMQREQILDDVWGYDSEVETNVVDVYIRYLRNKLKPYGMDNYIETVRGVGYVIRR, from the coding sequence ATGACTAAAATTTTAATCGTTGAAGATGAGCAAAATTTGGCGCGCTTCATAGAATTAGAACTACAACATGAAAACTACGATGTTGATATAGAATATGATGGCCAACAAGGTTTAGATAAAGCTTTAAGTAATACATATGATTTAATTTTATTAGATTTAATGTTACCTAGTATAAATGGATTAGAAATTTGTAGGCAAATAAGACAACAGCAAAATACGCCAATTATTATTATTACCGCTAAAAGCGATACCTATGATAAAGTAGCTGGGTTAGATTATGGGGCTGACGATTATATCGTAAAACCATTCGATATTGAAGAATTACTTGCTCGCATCCGTGCAATGTTAAGACGACAGCCTAAAAAAAATGAGATTAATATTAATGGTTTAGTTATTAATAAAGATGCCTTTAAGGTAACAGTTAATGGTGAGTCTTTAGGTTTAACTAAAACTGAATATGATTTATTACTCTTATTAGGAAATAATATTAATCATGTGATGCAGCGTGAACAAATATTAGACGATGTATGGGGATATGATAGTGAAGTTGAAACGAATGTAGTAGATGTGTACATTCGTTATCTTCGTAATAAACTAAAACCGTATGGTATGGATAATTATATTGAAACTGTAAGGGGCGTAGGTTACGTGATTAGAAGATGA
- a CDS encoding HAMP domain-containing sensor histidine kinase yields MTKRRLKTQWMIITTTITFSTILIFSIIIIFYVSNALRQNEIAEAERSSNDINNLFETKPIDHISSLDLNASLGNYQKVMLYNNKEKLKLETSNDNSITFSPKLDIHNFHHNEIKSDHGVNYLVVTNKIESRSFNGYSVIVHSLKNYNTLVNSLYFFALTFGIIATVLTAMISYIVSSQITKPLITMSNKMRQIRRDGFQEKLELPTNYEETDHLIDTFNGMMAQLEESFNQQRQFVEDASHELRTPLQIIQGHLNLIQRWGKKDPAILEESLDISLEEMSRITKLVEELLLLTKEGNTINDREIESVNINKEVSARIKSMEHLHPDYTFKFEPYDKPLNIKINRYQFEQILIIFIDNAIKYDQKNKFIQIQTNLKNKQISIEVTDHGMGIPKEDIEFIFDRFYRVDKSRSRNLGGNGLGLSIAKKIIEYYNGTIQVDSEVGKYTTFKITFS; encoded by the coding sequence ATGACAAAAAGAAGACTTAAGACTCAATGGATGATTATTACGACTACGATAACGTTTTCTACTATACTAATTTTCAGCATTATTATTATTTTTTATGTAAGCAATGCATTAAGACAGAATGAAATTGCAGAAGCTGAACGCAGTTCTAATGACATCAATAATTTGTTTGAAACTAAACCTATAGATCATATATCTTCATTAGATTTAAATGCTTCATTAGGCAACTATCAAAAGGTTATGTTATACAATAATAAAGAAAAATTAAAACTCGAAACTTCTAATGATAATTCAATAACATTTTCACCGAAATTGGATATTCATAACTTCCATCATAATGAAATAAAGTCCGATCATGGCGTCAACTACTTGGTTGTTACTAATAAAATTGAATCGCGTAGTTTTAACGGATATAGCGTTATTGTACATTCATTAAAAAATTACAATACCTTGGTAAATTCGTTGTATTTCTTTGCGCTAACATTTGGAATTATCGCTACGGTTTTAACAGCAATGATTAGTTATATAGTATCCTCTCAAATAACTAAACCATTAATTACTATGTCTAATAAAATGAGACAAATACGTCGAGATGGATTTCAAGAAAAATTAGAATTACCTACTAACTATGAAGAAACAGATCATCTGATAGATACTTTTAATGGAATGATGGCACAATTAGAAGAATCATTTAATCAACAACGCCAATTCGTAGAAGACGCATCACATGAATTAAGGACACCATTGCAAATCATTCAAGGACATCTAAATTTGATTCAAAGATGGGGTAAAAAAGATCCAGCAATATTAGAAGAGTCTCTAGATATCTCACTAGAAGAAATGTCCCGAATAACTAAATTAGTAGAAGAATTATTATTATTAACTAAAGAAGGCAATACTATAAATGATCGAGAAATAGAAAGTGTAAATATCAATAAAGAAGTTAGTGCAAGAATAAAATCGATGGAACACTTACATCCAGATTATACTTTCAAATTTGAACCTTATGATAAGCCATTAAATATTAAAATTAATCGTTACCAATTTGAACAAATATTAATAATTTTTATTGATAACGCGATTAAATATGATCAAAAAAATAAATTTATTCAAATTCAAACTAATTTAAAAAACAAACAAATATCTATCGAAGTTACCGATCATGGTATGGGCATACCAAAAGAAGATATTGAATTTATTTTCGACCGGTTTTATAGAGTAGATAAATCTCGCTCTCGCAATCTAGGCGGCAATGGCTTAGGTTTATCAATTGCTAAAAAAATAATTGAATATTATAACGGTACAATACAAGTAGACAGTGAAGTAGGGAAATACACTACTTTCAAAATCACTTTTAGTTAA
- a CDS encoding phosphatase PAP2 family protein, which yields MSRWKRISLLIIFTLIFSVIAFFHESRLGKWIDNEVYEFIYSSESFITTTVLLGFTKIGEVWAMACLSLLLVAYLMLKRYNVEALFFVIVMSLSSTLNPLLKNIFDRERPTLLRLIDISGFSFPSGHAMGSTAFFGSIIYITNRVMKNKAKASMISICALFIIMISISRVYLGVHYPTDVIAGIFGGAFCIVLSTLFLRHKLQI from the coding sequence ATGTCACGCTGGAAACGAATTTCATTACTTATCATATTTACATTAATATTTAGCGTGATTGCTTTTTTCCACGAATCACGATTGGGTAAATGGATTGATAACGAAGTATACGAATTTATTTACTCTTCTGAGAGTTTTATTACCACAACGGTATTGTTAGGTTTTACAAAAATAGGTGAAGTATGGGCAATGGCTTGTTTATCATTGTTATTAGTAGCATATTTAATGTTAAAACGCTATAACGTTGAAGCTCTATTTTTCGTTATCGTAATGAGTTTATCTAGTACGTTAAACCCTTTGTTAAAAAATATTTTCGATAGAGAACGACCAACACTATTACGTTTAATTGACATTTCCGGCTTCAGCTTCCCAAGTGGACATGCTATGGGGTCCACAGCTTTCTTCGGTAGTATTATATATATCACTAACCGCGTTATGAAAAATAAAGCAAAAGCATCTATGATAAGTATATGTGCTTTGTTTATTATTATGATTTCAATATCGCGTGTTTATCTCGGTGTACATTACCCAACTGACGTAATTGCAGGAATTTTTGGTGGCGCATTTTGTATTGTATTAAGCACTTTGTTTTTAAGACATAAACTTCAAATTTAA
- a CDS encoding undecaprenyldiphospho-muramoylpentapeptide beta-N-acetylglucosaminyltransferase, giving the protein MSKIAFTGGGTVGHVSVNLSLIPTAIEKGHEAFYIGSKNGIEKEMIASQLPNITYHSISSGKLRRYISLENIKDIFKVLKGILDARKILKKEKPDLLFSKGGFVSVPVVIAAKSLKIPTIIHESDLTPGLANKIALKFAMKIYTTFEDTVKYLPQDKADFVGATVREDLKSGNKSRGYQLTNFSKDKKVLLVMGGSLGSKKLNEIVRGNLDGLLKTYQIIHLTGKGLLDNTLQERQGYSQFEFVKDDLTDLLAITDTVISRAGANAIYEFLTLKIPMLLIPLGLDQSRGDQIDNAKNFAKKEFGSYILEDELTEDKLTKQLIDIENNRDKIIEQMNSYKESYTRYNLFDKIIKDALK; this is encoded by the coding sequence ATGTCAAAAATTGCATTTACCGGTGGCGGTACTGTTGGTCACGTATCAGTGAATTTAAGTTTAATTCCAACTGCAATCGAAAAAGGACACGAAGCCTTTTATATCGGTTCTAAAAACGGTATCGAAAAAGAAATGATAGCATCACAATTACCTAATATTACTTATCATAGTATTTCTAGCGGTAAGCTAAGACGTTATATCTCACTTGAAAATATTAAAGATATTTTCAAAGTGCTCAAAGGGATACTTGATGCTCGCAAAATTTTAAAAAAGGAAAAACCTGATTTATTATTTTCAAAAGGTGGATTTGTTTCGGTACCTGTTGTAATCGCTGCAAAATCACTTAAGATACCGACAATAATTCACGAGTCAGATTTAACACCAGGATTAGCGAACAAGATTGCTTTAAAATTCGCCATGAAAATTTATACAACGTTTGAAGATACGGTAAAATATTTACCTCAAGACAAAGCAGACTTCGTTGGTGCTACTGTTAGAGAAGATTTAAAAAGTGGCAATAAATCAAGAGGCTATCAATTAACTAACTTTTCAAAAGACAAAAAGGTATTACTTGTCATGGGTGGTAGTTTAGGTAGTAAAAAGTTAAATGAAATCGTCAGAGGTAATTTAGACGGATTATTAAAAACATATCAAATTATTCATTTAACTGGTAAAGGATTATTAGACAATACATTGCAAGAACGTCAAGGCTATAGTCAATTTGAATTCGTTAAAGATGATTTAACTGATTTATTAGCTATTACCGATACAGTTATTAGCCGCGCAGGTGCCAACGCTATTTATGAATTTTTAACTTTAAAAATTCCTATGTTATTAATACCACTTGGCTTAGATCAATCTCGCGGTGACCAAATTGACAATGCGAAAAACTTCGCTAAAAAAGAATTTGGTAGTTACATTTTGGAAGATGAATTAACAGAAGATAAATTGACTAAACAGTTGATAGACATCGAGAATAATAGGGACAAGATTATAGAGCAAATGAACTCATATAAAGAAAGTTACACAAGATATAACTTATTTGATAAAATTATCAAAGATGCATTGAAATAA
- a CDS encoding YozE family protein produces the protein MKNYSFYQFALTVRGRKNDKGELAEEIFDDLSFPKHEKDFNLLSEYIETHGDFTVSMSVFDDLYDEYLEWLKF, from the coding sequence ATGAAAAACTATTCATTCTATCAATTTGCTTTAACGGTCAGAGGACGTAAAAATGATAAAGGCGAATTAGCAGAAGAAATTTTTGATGATTTGTCCTTTCCTAAACACGAAAAAGACTTCAATTTACTTTCTGAATATATTGAAACACATGGTGACTTTACTGTATCCATGTCTGTCTTTGATGATCTATACGATGAATATTTAGAATGGTTAAAGTTCTAG
- a CDS encoding GNAT family N-acetyltransferase, translated as MIRTATKRDLDNVMLLVENAKSVMQQDNNNQWDEHYPLSEHFVDDIQNESLFVLESNDEIYGFIVVDQNQSEWYDKVEWPLDRENAYVIHRLASSPNYKGAATELFNFAVNLAENHGVHILITDTFALNYRAQSLFKKFGFSKVGEAEMDYHPFNKGKPFYAYYKKLEE; from the coding sequence ATGATTAGAACTGCAACTAAACGTGACTTAGATAATGTTATGTTATTAGTAGAAAATGCTAAATCAGTAATGCAACAAGACAATAATAATCAGTGGGATGAGCATTATCCATTATCCGAACATTTTGTTGATGATATTCAAAATGAATCCTTATTTGTCCTTGAATCAAATGATGAAATATATGGCTTTATTGTAGTCGACCAAAATCAATCAGAGTGGTATGATAAAGTTGAATGGCCACTAGACAGAGAAAATGCATATGTTATACACAGATTGGCAAGCTCTCCTAATTATAAAGGCGCCGCAACTGAATTATTTAATTTCGCAGTCAATTTAGCTGAAAACCATGGCGTTCACATACTAATTACCGATACTTTCGCATTAAATTATCGTGCTCAAAGTTTATTTAAAAAGTTTGGTTTTAGTAAGGTGGGAGAAGCCGAAATGGATTATCATCCTTTCAATAAAGGCAAGCCATTTTATGCATACTATAAAAAATTAGAAGAATAG